A DNA window from Scomber japonicus isolate fScoJap1 chromosome 14, fScoJap1.pri, whole genome shotgun sequence contains the following coding sequences:
- the LOC128372505 gene encoding G-protein coupled receptor 26-like codes for MHAADIGASVLVSGTIVVSLLSNVVVLICFLYNPEIRKQVPGLFILNLTFCNLLLSVSNMPLTLVGLITTGHPVGSGICQIVGFLDTFLTTNSMLSMAALSIDRWVAVVFPLSYHSRIRHRDAVIALGYTWIHSLCFSTVATCSSWVGYNHLYASCTLCNVRAKGSGTQFIIFSVALHSLTFLLTLIVMCVTYLKVLKVARFHCKRIDVITMQTLLLLVDIHPSVRQKCLDEQKRRRQRATKKISTFIGTFVVCFTPYVITRIVELFSPGPISAHWGVLSKCLAYSKAASDPFVYSLLRHQYRKTCSFLANKVLKRSPLNSSSLRMESSIRRNNANSNTTNNIQPPSNVKEPLGQ; via the exons ATGCACGCAGCGGACATAGGTGCATCCGTGTTGGTTTCAGGGACTATTGTCGTGTCGCTGCTGTCCAACGTTGTGGTGCTGATCTGCTTTCTGTACAACCCGGAGATCCGCAAACAGGTACCAGGTCTTTTCATTCTCAACTTGACGTTTTGCAACCTCTTGCTAAGCGTGTCCAACATGCCACTAACTCTGGTCGGGCTCATCACCACTGGTCACCCCGTAGGCAGCGGCATCTGTCAAATTGTTGGTTTCCTTGACACTTTTCTCACCACAAACTCCATGCTCAGCATGGCTGCTCTCAGCATTGATAGATGGGTGGCGGTAGTGTTCCCACTGAGCTACCACTCAAGAATACGGCACCGGGATGCAGTGATAGCGCTGGGGTACACGTGGATACACTCACTTTGCTTCTCCACAGTGGCCACCTGCAGCTCCTGGGTCGGGTACAACCACCTTTACGCGTCGTGCACCCTCTGCAATGTGAGGGCGAAGGGATCCGGGACGCAGTTCATCATTTTCAGCGTGGCTTTGCACTCTCTCACGTTCCTCCTCACACTTATCGTGATGTGTGTAACGTATCTGAAAGTGCTGAAAGTTGCAAGGTTTCACTGTAAACGCATCGACGTGATCACCATGCAGACGTTGCTGCTGCTTGTGGATATTCACCCCAG TGTGCGCCAGAAATGCTTGGATGAACAGAAGCGTAGGAGGCAGAGGGCCACCAAGAAGATCAGTACATTCATCGGCACATTTGTAGTGTGCTTCACCCCTTATGTCATCACAAG AATTGTAGAGCTCTTTTCCCCAGGACCCATAAGCGCTCACTGGGGGGTGCTATCTAAATGTTTGGCCTACAGCAAGGCGGCAAGTGACCCATTTGTCTACTCGCTGCTCCGTCACCAGTACAGGAAGACCTGCAGCTTCTTAGCCAACAAAGTCCTCAAGAGGAGTCCACTCAACTCCTCCTCCCTCAGGATGGAGAGCAGTATAAGGAGGAACAATGCCAACTccaacaccaccaacaacatCCAACCACCTTCCAATGTAAAAGAGCCACTCGGCCAGTGA